CGCCAACGCCGGCCGTGCCGGAATACCGGTACGGCCGGCGTCACGCGTGGCTGGCCCCGGAGGGAACCCACCTGCCGCACGCGACGCAGCAGCAGACTGTATAGCGGGCGCTAAAGAGGAGTAAGGACGAGGAAAAACTCGGCCCCGGGCTATCATGAGCACAGAAACTCCGGCTGCGGCTGTGCCTGATGCTTTCTTGCCCGGGTGGATTCCTGCTTAGGGTGAGGGGTGGGGGCGTCGATAAGCGCAGGCTAGGGCGCAGGCGCAACCGGGTGAGCTCGATAAAGATGGACCCAGATTTGAGGAAGACCCAGTGCGCATAACCCAGCATGTCAGCGCGTGGCTTGAGCGCAACCGCGAGGAGGTGCTGGCGTGGCGTAGGCATTTGCATGCGCACCCGGAGTTGTCGCATCAGGAGACCGCCACCACCGCATTTGTGGCCCGGGTGTTGGAGGACCATGGGTTGACGCCGCGGCGTTTTCCGGGGACCGGATTGATGGTGGACATTGGGCCGCACGATGAGCATCTGGTGGCTTTTCGTGCGGACATTGATGCACTTCCCATCGCGGATAGTAGTGGCCTGGAGTGCGCTTCAACCCGCCCGTCGGTGAGCCATGCGTGCGGCCACGATGTGCACACCACCATTGCTTTGGCGCTGGCGTGCAGCCTGGCGGATGCCCCGCTGGAGCGCGGCGTGCGGGTGATTTTCCAGCCTGCGGAAGAGGTCCTTGAGGGTGGGGCGAGTGAGGTTATTTCTTATGGGTGCCTAGAGCGCGTGGGCGCGATCTTTGCCGTGCATGCGGAACCCAAGCTCAAGGTTGGCCACGTGGGTGTGCGCACTGGGGCGATTACGTCGGCCACAGATATTGTGTCTATTCACGTCACTGGGCCGGGTGGGCATAGTTCGCGTCCGCATTTGAGCGCGGATGTGGTCTACGGCCTGGGGGCGTTGATTACGCAACTGCCGGCGCTGTTGTCGCGCCGGGTGGATCCGCGCACGGGGACGGTGTTGGTTTTTGGCAGCGTGGATGCGGGGCATGCGGCAAACGCCATTCCTACGCGCGGGGTGCTTACGGGCACGCTGCGCACTGCCTCTATTGGGGTGTGGCGCACGATTGAGCCGCTGCTGGTGGAGCTGGTGGAGCAGGTGTTGGCACCGACCGGGTGCTCCCATGAGGTGCACTATCAGCGGGGCGTGCCGCCGGTGATTAATGATGAGGTTGCCACGGCGTTTCTGGTGGAGGCCGCCCAGGCCGTCGACCCGCAGTGCATTATTGAGGCCCCGCAGTCGTCTGGCGGGGAGGATTTTTCGTGGTACCTGGAGCATGTTCCGGGCACCATGGCGCGGCTGGGCTGTTGGTCTGGCAAGGGGCCGCGGCAGGATCTGCACCAGGGCGACCTGGTGGTTGATGAGCGCGCCATCGGCGTCGGGGTGCGCCTGTTTGCGGCAACCATCGACCGCCTCAGCCAGGGTGCCGGGGCCGCCGGGGGCGCTGCCGCGGCGGACTGAGTGCGCGCGGGTGAGTGAACAAAAGCACTGGTGTTCCCCCTTCAGGTGCACCGGGTGGCGTGGTGTGCGTGGTGGTTTCGGGGGTGGTTGCCGTGGGGAGTCGGTTACCCTGAGGGGGACACTGCATCTGTTTTCCCGTTGATCCGTTTTGGAGGTTTGTTGTCATGCCCGCTTCCCAGCGCATAGTCATCATCGGTGGTGGTCCTGCCGGTTATGAGGCCGCGATCGCCGGTGCAAAGTATGGCGCCAGCGTCACGCTGATTGAAGATCAGGGGATGGGGGGATCTGCGGTGATCCATGACTGCGTGCCGTCGAAATCCTTCATCGCCGGCGCGTCTATTCGCACGGATCTGCGGCGCGCGGATGCGATGGGTTTGGGCGACGGGGTCACCCAGGCGACGGTGCATCTGGGGGCGCTGAACGCGCGTGTTCAGGCGCTCGCCGGGGAGCAGTCGGATGACATCGCAGAGCAGATGACAAACGTGGGGGTCCGGGTGATCAACGGGCGGGGTTGCATCGAAGATGGCGGGGCGCACCAGACCATCCACCAGGTGCGCGCCACGGCGGCGGATGGTTCCTCCGAGCTCATCGAGTGTGACCTGGTGCTCATTGCCACCGGGGCCACGCCACGGGTGCTGCCGGACGCGCGCCCGGATGGGCGCCGGATTCTGACCTGGCAGCAAATCTACGATCTGCGCGAGCTGCCGGAGCACCTCATCGTGGTGGGCTCGGGTGTGACCGGCGCGGAGTTCGTTTCCGCGTTCACGGAGCTAGGCGTGAAGGTGACCATGGTCGCCTCCCGGGACCGCATCCTTCCCCACGATGACGCGGACGCGGCGGACGTGCTGGAGACGGTGCTCTCCGAGCGCGGGGTGAGCCTGGAAAAGCATGCGCGCGTGGAAAAGGTGACGGCCACGGACACCGGGGTGACGGTCTTTACCACTGATGGTCGCCAGATTGCGGGCAGCCACGCACTGATGACGGTGGGTTCGGTGCCGCAAACCTCAGGCATTGGGCTGGAGGACATCGGTGTTGAGTTGACCCCGTCCGGGCATATCAAGGTGGACCGGGTCTCGCGCACCAACGTGCCGGGCATCTATGCCGCGGGCGACTGCACGGACCTGTTTCCCCTGGCCAGCGTGGCGGCGATGCAGGGGCGCATTGCCATGTACCACGCGCTGGGGGAGGGGGTCAGTCCGCTGCGGCTCAAGACGGTGGCCACGGCGGTGTTCACCCGCCCGGAGATCGCCGCGGTGGGGGTGACCCAGCATCAAATCGAGGCTGGCGAGGTCACCGCGCGCAGCGTGATGCTGCCGCTGACCACCAATCCGCGGGCGAAGATGCGATCGCTTCAGCACGGCTTTGTCAAGCTGTTTTGTCGCCGCAATTCCGGCATTGTCATCGGCGGTGTGATCGTGGCACCAACGGCCTCCGAGCTGATCTTGCCGGTGGCGGTGGCGGTGACCAACAACCTGACGGTCAACGCCTTGGCGGACTCTTTTGCTGTGTACCCGTCCCTGTCCGGTTCGGTCACGGAGGCCGCGCGCAGCCTGGTCTCGCACGACGACCTGGAGTAAGCACCCCTAGCCGCTTATCGACGCCCCGGTGCTCACCGCACGACCGGCGCGCCGGGGTCCGCATCGGCGGCGGTTGCCGTCGCGTACGGTCCGGGTGCGCTGGAGCTAAAGGAGACGACCACGCGGTGCCCGGACTGGGGGAAGGCGCGTTGCGGGCACAGGGGCCGCGAGCAGGCCCGGCAGCCCGGCCCGATGGGGGTGGAGGACTGGCCGGTTAAGTCGAGCCCGCGCGAGTAGACCAGCCGGTGGGCCTGGTGGAGGTCGCATCCCAGGCCGACGGCGAATTCCTTCTGGGGCTGGCCGAACCCGCCGGCGGGTTCGGTGACGGTGCGCGCAATCCACAGGTAGCTGCGCCCGTCGGGCATGACGGCTACCTGGCGGACGATGGACCCGGGGTTTTCAAAGGCGCGGTGGATGATCCACAAGGGGCAGGATCCGCCGCCGCGGGGGACGTGGAAGGCGGTGGAGGATTGCCGCTTAGAGATGTTCCCGGCGCGGTCGGTGCGGACAAAGAAGAGGGGCACGCCTTCGCGCCCGGGGCGCTGGAGGGTGGACAGCCGCTGGCAGGTGGCCTCGAACCCGCCGCCGTAGTGCCGGGAGAGCAGCTCGATGTCGTAGTGGAGCTCTTCGGCGCGATCCCTAAAGGCCGTGTAGGGCATGGTCACCGCGGCGGCGTGGTATTGGGCCATGCCCAGGCGGGCGACCTCGCGTGCTTGGGGGTCGTGGAGTTCGGCGATGGCGGCGTCGATAAGCGTTGTGCGGGTCTCTAGGGCCAGGACGAGGGCGAGCTCGAAGCACATTTGTGCCTCGCGTAGGTCTCGGCGCAGGGTGAGCACCCCGGCGTCGCGGTCGAGGTGGCGCCGGGGGCCGGTGGCGGAGCCGGTGAAGCGGACGGATACGCCCAGGTGGGTGTCTATGGCCGCGGCGAGGCGGCTGAGCCGCAGTGGGGGGTCCCCGAGTCGGGCGGCGAAGTCTTCGGCGTCGGCGTCGAGGTCCGGGAAGTAGTTGCGGTGCTGGTAGAAGAAGTCCTGGACGGCCTCGTAGGGCTGCGGGTGGGGGCTGGCCGGCGGGTTGAGCTTGGTCAGGATGGCGTGGGCGATGTCAGGGTGGCGGGTGGCCAGGTCGGTCAGTTCGGTGGGGTTGATGCTGGGGAGGGCGTCGGCAAGCTGGGCGGCGGTGTG
Above is a genomic segment from Corynebacterium uberis containing:
- a CDS encoding NAD(P)H-quinone dehydrogenase, which gives rise to MPASQRIVIIGGGPAGYEAAIAGAKYGASVTLIEDQGMGGSAVIHDCVPSKSFIAGASIRTDLRRADAMGLGDGVTQATVHLGALNARVQALAGEQSDDIAEQMTNVGVRVINGRGCIEDGGAHQTIHQVRATAADGSSELIECDLVLIATGATPRVLPDARPDGRRILTWQQIYDLRELPEHLIVVGSGVTGAEFVSAFTELGVKVTMVASRDRILPHDDADAADVLETVLSERGVSLEKHARVEKVTATDTGVTVFTTDGRQIAGSHALMTVGSVPQTSGIGLEDIGVELTPSGHIKVDRVSRTNVPGIYAAGDCTDLFPLASVAAMQGRIAMYHALGEGVSPLRLKTVATAVFTRPEIAAVGVTQHQIEAGEVTARSVMLPLTTNPRAKMRSLQHGFVKLFCRRNSGIVIGGVIVAPTASELILPVAVAVTNNLTVNALADSFAVYPSLSGSVTEAARSLVSHDDLE
- a CDS encoding short-chain fatty acyl-CoA regulator family protein, which encodes MTKLYAGGRIRTLRRSHGLTQAQMARRVNLSTSYLNQLENDQRPLTVPVLLTLTRTFGVPAEHFSGDAETHTAAQLADALPSINPTELTDLATRHPDIAHAILTKLNPPASPHPQPYEAVQDFFYQHRNYFPDLDADAEDFAARLGDPPLRLSRLAAAIDTHLGVSVRFTGSATGPRRHLDRDAGVLTLRRDLREAQMCFELALVLALETRTTLIDAAIAELHDPQAREVARLGMAQYHAAAVTMPYTAFRDRAEELHYDIELLSRHYGGGFEATCQRLSTLQRPGREGVPLFFVRTDRAGNISKRQSSTAFHVPRGGGSCPLWIIHRAFENPGSIVRQVAVMPDGRSYLWIARTVTEPAGGFGQPQKEFAVGLGCDLHQAHRLVYSRGLDLTGQSSTPIGPGCRACSRPLCPQRAFPQSGHRVVVSFSSSAPGPYATATAADADPGAPVVR
- a CDS encoding amidohydrolase, coding for MRITQHVSAWLERNREEVLAWRRHLHAHPELSHQETATTAFVARVLEDHGLTPRRFPGTGLMVDIGPHDEHLVAFRADIDALPIADSSGLECASTRPSVSHACGHDVHTTIALALACSLADAPLERGVRVIFQPAEEVLEGGASEVISYGCLERVGAIFAVHAEPKLKVGHVGVRTGAITSATDIVSIHVTGPGGHSSRPHLSADVVYGLGALITQLPALLSRRVDPRTGTVLVFGSVDAGHAANAIPTRGVLTGTLRTASIGVWRTIEPLLVELVEQVLAPTGCSHEVHYQRGVPPVINDEVATAFLVEAAQAVDPQCIIEAPQSSGGEDFSWYLEHVPGTMARLGCWSGKGPRQDLHQGDLVVDERAIGVGVRLFAATIDRLSQGAGAAGGAAAAD